A part of Kryptolebias marmoratus isolate JLee-2015 linkage group LG8, ASM164957v2, whole genome shotgun sequence genomic DNA contains:
- the LOC108236713 gene encoding WAP four-disulfide core domain protein 2-like isoform X4: protein MKTSCSIIAALLLASCLFVLSYADQTKRGICPETFNTLLPVPPCDHDSECPGTERCCRFDYGSVCAPTTLPQKAQNKPVPLGCPTPGIGICIEECFQGSKCQDGKLCCSNGCGHQCMTPVPVKPGFCGRRQNNPRCLNLCRDDSECSGKKKCCPNECGRSCENPFFAKDIN from the exons ATGAAGACGAGCTGTTCTATAATAGCTGCTCTGCTTTTAGCATCTTGTCTGTTTGTGCTCTCTTATGCAGATCAGACAAAACGTG GGATCTGTCCAGAAACCTTTAATACTCTCCTGCCAGTCCCACCATGTGACCATGACAGCGAATGCCCTGGAACCGAAAGATGCTGCAGGTTTGATTATGGATCCGTCTGCGCCCCTACGACTCTAC CTCAAAAGGCTCAGAATAAACCAG TGCCTCTCGGGTGTCCAACTCCAGGAATAGGGATATGTATTGAAGAGTGCTTCCAGGGATCCAAGTGCCAAGACGGAAAGTTGTGCTGCTCTAATGGGTGTGGACATCAGTGTATGACACCAGTACCAG TGAAGCCAGGATTTTGTGGGAGGCGTCAGAACAACCCTCGATGTCTTAATCTTTGCCGTGATGATAGTGAATGCAGTGGGAAGAAGAAGTGCTGTCCAAATGAATGTGGTCGTTCCTGTGAAAACCCCTTTTTTGCTAAAGACATCAACTGA
- the LOC108236713 gene encoding WAP four-disulfide core domain protein 5-like isoform X3 has protein sequence MKTSCSIIAALLLASCLFVLSYADQTKRGICPETFNTLLPVPPCDHDSECPGTERCCRFDYGSVCAPTTLPAQKAQNKPVPLGCPTPGIGICIEECFQGSKCQDGKLCCSNGCGHQCMTPVPVKPGFCGRRQNNPRCLNLCRDDSECSGKKKCCPNECGRSCENPFFAKDIN, from the exons ATGAAGACGAGCTGTTCTATAATAGCTGCTCTGCTTTTAGCATCTTGTCTGTTTGTGCTCTCTTATGCAGATCAGACAAAACGTG GGATCTGTCCAGAAACCTTTAATACTCTCCTGCCAGTCCCACCATGTGACCATGACAGCGAATGCCCTGGAACCGAAAGATGCTGCAGGTTTGATTATGGATCCGTCTGCGCCCCTACGACTCTAC cAGCTCAAAAGGCTCAGAATAAACCAG TGCCTCTCGGGTGTCCAACTCCAGGAATAGGGATATGTATTGAAGAGTGCTTCCAGGGATCCAAGTGCCAAGACGGAAAGTTGTGCTGCTCTAATGGGTGTGGACATCAGTGTATGACACCAGTACCAG TGAAGCCAGGATTTTGTGGGAGGCGTCAGAACAACCCTCGATGTCTTAATCTTTGCCGTGATGATAGTGAATGCAGTGGGAAGAAGAAGTGCTGTCCAAATGAATGTGGTCGTTCCTGTGAAAACCCCTTTTTTGCTAAAGACATCAACTGA
- the LOC108236713 gene encoding WAP four-disulfide core domain protein 3-like isoform X2, translated as MKTSCSIIAALLLASCLFVLSYADQTKRGICPETFNTLLPVPPCDHDSECPGTERCCRFDYGSVCAPTTLPQKAQNKPGQCPSYFESFAPLKPCRCDRDCPGAEKCCGFRHGAGCVPPLPLPLGCPTPGIGICIEECFQGSKCQDGKLCCSNGCGHQCMTPVPVKPGFCGRRQNNPRCLNLCRDDSECSGKKKCCPNECGRSCENPFFAKDIN; from the exons ATGAAGACGAGCTGTTCTATAATAGCTGCTCTGCTTTTAGCATCTTGTCTGTTTGTGCTCTCTTATGCAGATCAGACAAAACGTG GGATCTGTCCAGAAACCTTTAATACTCTCCTGCCAGTCCCACCATGTGACCATGACAGCGAATGCCCTGGAACCGAAAGATGCTGCAGGTTTGATTATGGATCCGTCTGCGCCCCTACGACTCTAC CTCAAAAGGCTCAGAATAAACCAGGTCAGTGTCCAAGCTACTTTGAATCCTTCGCACCACTAAAACCATGTCGCTGTGACAGAGACTGCCCTGGAGCCGAAAAATGTTGTGGGTTCAGGCATGGAGCCGGCTGTGTCCCACCTCTTCCAT TGCCTCTCGGGTGTCCAACTCCAGGAATAGGGATATGTATTGAAGAGTGCTTCCAGGGATCCAAGTGCCAAGACGGAAAGTTGTGCTGCTCTAATGGGTGTGGACATCAGTGTATGACACCAGTACCAG TGAAGCCAGGATTTTGTGGGAGGCGTCAGAACAACCCTCGATGTCTTAATCTTTGCCGTGATGATAGTGAATGCAGTGGGAAGAAGAAGTGCTGTCCAAATGAATGTGGTCGTTCCTGTGAAAACCCCTTTTTTGCTAAAGACATCAACTGA
- the LOC112450555 gene encoding perlwapin-like isoform X2, whose protein sequence is MKTSCSIIAALLLAFCLFVPVMPRHGCPPPGPGPCVEDCSTDRDCLSHQKCCSIGCGHQCIGPKPGSCGWLVSTYVCHKFCDDDYDCPEMKKCCPNSCSYSCKEPIHYDTS, encoded by the exons ATGAAGACGAGCTGTTCTATAATAGCTGCTCTGCTTTTAGCATTCTGTCTATTTGTGCCAGTTATGCCAAGACATG GATGTCCACCGCCGGGACCAGGGCCATGTGTTGAAGACTGCTCCACAGACAGAGACTGCCTAAGTCATCAAAAATGCTGCTCCATCGGGTGTGGACATCAGTGCATTGGACCAAAACCAG GAAGCTGCGGCTGGCTCGTGTCGACCTACGTCTGTCATAAGTTTTGTGATGATGACTATGATTGCCCTGAAATGAAGAAGTGCTGTCCAAATAGTTGTAGCTACTCCTGCAAAGAGCCCATTCATTATGACACCAGCTGA
- the LOC108236718 gene encoding WAP four-disulfide core domain protein 5-like, producing MKMSCSTKAALLIAFCLLVLPDTAVHSQPDIGICIEECFMGECPDGKICQFNGCAHVCVDPRPRPKPGFCGRPLLTNVCEKLCKHDYDCPGSKKCCRTSCGRFCTEPIFF from the exons ATGAAGATGAGCTGTTCTAcaaaagctgctctgctcaTAGCCTTCTGTCTGCTGGTGCTGCCAGACACAG CAGTGCATTCACAACCAGATATTGGGATATGTATTGAGGAATGCTTTATGGGTGAGTGCCCAGATGGTAAAATATGCCAGTTTAATGGCTGTGCACATGTGTGCGTAGATCcaagaccaagaccaaaacCAG GATTCTGCGGCCGGCCCTTGTTAACCAACGTTTGTGAAAAGCTCTGCAAGCATGACTATGACTGCCCCGGATCAAAGAAGTGCTGTCGAACCTCTTGTGGTAGATTCTGCACAGAGcccatttttttctga
- the LOC112450555 gene encoding perlwapin-like isoform X1: protein MKTCCSTEAPLLLGFCLSVPSKSIMPKPGCPPPGPGPCVEDCSTDRDCLSHQKCCSIGCGHQCIGPKPGSCGWLVSTYVCHKFCDDDYDCPEMKKCCPNSCSYSCKEPIHYDTS from the exons ATGAAGACATGCTGTTCCACAGAAGCTCCTCTGCTTTTAGGATTCTGTCTATCTGTGCCGTCAAAATCAATTATGCCAAAACCTG GATGTCCACCGCCGGGACCAGGGCCATGTGTTGAAGACTGCTCCACAGACAGAGACTGCCTAAGTCATCAAAAATGCTGCTCCATCGGGTGTGGACATCAGTGCATTGGACCAAAACCAG GAAGCTGCGGCTGGCTCGTGTCGACCTACGTCTGTCATAAGTTTTGTGATGATGACTATGATTGCCCTGAAATGAAGAAGTGCTGTCCAAATAGTTGTAGCTACTCCTGCAAAGAGCCCATTCATTATGACACCAGCTGA
- the pigt gene encoding GPI transamidase component PIG-T, which translates to MAAHRCSYLAWLVFIFSLSGILVADGQETTLSGDHLVSAVENPQTDAETEKRAAEEPAVEERRWEATRAADAAEENQEFPASVATVLSSTPQLKDDFQEELVIRPLHSGDIYASFHFRTLWETDFMKGNKVSHYRLFPKSLGQVISKFSVRELHISFTQGYWRTMQWGQPYLPSPPGAELWVWFQDTVTDVDATWKELTNVLSGIFCASLNFIDSTNTVQPSASFKPLGIANVTDHRFLRYATLPREIVCTENLTPWKKLLPCGSKAGLAVLLKSEKLFHSSFHSQAVHIRPMCQDSQCKTPSWELRQTLNVVFDLHTSGQGKQEWSLFKMFSRTLTEACPLASSSKIYIDITDNPQEEQFELIPATPLLRQAVVLGDRRTFSVYDLTQQVTFGTVRSLNLLIRWKSTEGHMLRPLLHAERYVAGYGLQTGEIHTLMYNNHPFRSFSVLLLDSVPWYLRLYIHTLTVTSKGKDNKPSYIHYQPSKDRIRPHLLEMLVQLPPHSVTEVTVQFERALLKWTEYTPDPNHGFYVGSSVISALVPSTVAMDTNNTQERTLFSSFFPCKEESSYFVRVYTEPLLVNLPTPDFSMPYNVICLTCTVVAVGYGSLYNLLTRSFQVEEPNPGLAKRIANIIRKMRGVPPL; encoded by the exons atggcagctcACAGGTGCAGCTACCTAGCCTGGCTGgtttttatctttagtttgTCGGGGATTTTAGTCGCAGACGGTCAAGAAACCACCCTCTCCGGTGACCACCTCGTCAGTGCGGTGGAGAATCCACAAACAGACGCCGAAACCGAGAAGCGAGCGGCGGAGGAGCCCGCGGTAGAGGAGAGGCGATGGGAAGCGACTCGGGCGGCAGATGCTGCAGAAGAAAACCAGGAATTTCCTGCTTCTGTCGCTACGGTGTTAAGTTCAACTCCACAGCTTAAAGATGATTTTCAGGAGGAGCTGGTTATCAGACCCCTGCACTCAGGGGACATTTACGCCAGCTTCCATTTCCGTACCCTGTGGgaaacagattttatgaaaGGAAACAAAG tgtccCACTATCGGCTGTTTCCCAAATCTCTGGGTCAGGTCATCTCCAAGTTCTCTGTGCGAGAGCTGCACATCTCCTTCACTCAAGGCTACTGGAGGACCATGCAGTGGGGGCAGCCGTATCTGCCGTCCCCTCCGGGAGCCGAACTCTGGGTCTGGTTTCAGGACACTGTGACCGA TGTGGATGCCACATGGAAGGAGCTGACCAATGTTTTGTCAGGCATCTTCTGTGCTTCACTGAACTTCATTGACTCCACCAACACCGTTCAGCCCAGCGCCTCCTTCAAACCACTGGGGATAGCCAACG TGACAGACCATCGCTTCCTTCGCTATGCCACCCTCCCACGGGAAATTGTCTGCACTGAGAATTTGACACCCTGGAAGAAACTGTTGCCATGTGGCTCCAAG GCTGGTCTCGCTGTGCTGCTGAAGTCGGAGAAGCTCTTCCACAGCAGTTTTCATTCTCAGGCAGTGCACATTAGACCAATGTGTCAGGACTCTCAGTGCAAAACCCCGTCCTGGGAGCTGAGACAGACACTGAATGTTGTCTTTGACCTGCACACCTCTGGACAGGGCAAACAAG agtGGTCTTTGTTCAAGATGTTCTCTCGGACCCTGACGGAAGCCTGTCCACTGGCCTCCTCCAGTAAAATATACATCGACATCACAGACAACCCTCAG GAGGAGCAGTTTGAGCTCATCCCAGCCACTCCGCTGCTGAGGCAGGCCGTGgtgctgggggacagacggacCTTCTCTGTTTACGATCTGACCCAGCAGGTCACCTTCGGGACTGTTCGCTCCCTCAACCTGCTGATCCGCTGGAAGTCCACTGAGG GTCATATGCTCCGCCCCTTGCTCCATGCCGAGCGTTACGTTGCTGGGTACGGGCTGCAGACGGGAGAGATTCACACCTTAATGTACAACAATCACCCCTTCAGGTCtttctctgtgctgctgctggactCGGTACCTTGGTATCTCCGTCTTTACATCCACACGCTCACCGTCACCAGCAAAGGAAAAGACAACAAGCCCa GTTACATCCACTACCAGCCGTCCAAGGACCGCATACGGCCCCACCTGCTGGAGATGCTGGTCCAGCTTCCCCCACACTCCGTTACTGAGGTTACGGTGCAGTTTGAGAGGGCTCTGCTGAAGTGGACCGAGTACACCCCTGACCCCAACCACGGCTTCTACGTCGG GTCTTCAGTTATAAGTGCTCTTGTTCCGAGCACCGTCGCCATGGATACAAACAACACTCAGGAGCGAACACTCTTCAGCAGCTT CTTTCCCTGCAAAGAGGAGTCCAGCTACTTTGTGCGTGTCTACACCGAACCTCTGTTGGTCAACCTGCCAACTCCAGACTTCAGCATGCCTTACAACGTCATCTGCCTGACCTGCACCGTTGTGGCCGTGGGCTACGGCTCCCTTTACAACCTGCTGACCCGAAGCTTCCAGGTAGAAGAGCCCAACCCTGGACTGGCCAAGCGGATAGCCAACATCATCCGCAAGATGAGGGGCGTGCCGCCGCTCTGA
- the LOC108236713 gene encoding WAP four-disulfide core domain protein 3-like isoform X1 yields MKTSCSIIAALLLASCLFVLSYADQTKRGICPETFNTLLPVPPCDHDSECPGTERCCRFDYGSVCAPTTLPAQKAQNKPGQCPSYFESFAPLKPCRCDRDCPGAEKCCGFRHGAGCVPPLPLPLGCPTPGIGICIEECFQGSKCQDGKLCCSNGCGHQCMTPVPVKPGFCGRRQNNPRCLNLCRDDSECSGKKKCCPNECGRSCENPFFAKDIN; encoded by the exons ATGAAGACGAGCTGTTCTATAATAGCTGCTCTGCTTTTAGCATCTTGTCTGTTTGTGCTCTCTTATGCAGATCAGACAAAACGTG GGATCTGTCCAGAAACCTTTAATACTCTCCTGCCAGTCCCACCATGTGACCATGACAGCGAATGCCCTGGAACCGAAAGATGCTGCAGGTTTGATTATGGATCCGTCTGCGCCCCTACGACTCTAC cAGCTCAAAAGGCTCAGAATAAACCAGGTCAGTGTCCAAGCTACTTTGAATCCTTCGCACCACTAAAACCATGTCGCTGTGACAGAGACTGCCCTGGAGCCGAAAAATGTTGTGGGTTCAGGCATGGAGCCGGCTGTGTCCCACCTCTTCCAT TGCCTCTCGGGTGTCCAACTCCAGGAATAGGGATATGTATTGAAGAGTGCTTCCAGGGATCCAAGTGCCAAGACGGAAAGTTGTGCTGCTCTAATGGGTGTGGACATCAGTGTATGACACCAGTACCAG TGAAGCCAGGATTTTGTGGGAGGCGTCAGAACAACCCTCGATGTCTTAATCTTTGCCGTGATGATAGTGAATGCAGTGGGAAGAAGAAGTGCTGTCCAAATGAATGTGGTCGTTCCTGTGAAAACCCCTTTTTTGCTAAAGACATCAACTGA
- the LOC108236713 gene encoding WAP four-disulfide core domain protein 5-like isoform X5 yields MKTSCSIIAALLLASCLFVLSYADQTKRGICPETFNTLLPVPPCDHDSECPGTERCCRFDYGSVCAPTTLLPLGCPTPGIGICIEECFQGSKCQDGKLCCSNGCGHQCMTPVPVKPGFCGRRQNNPRCLNLCRDDSECSGKKKCCPNECGRSCENPFFAKDIN; encoded by the exons ATGAAGACGAGCTGTTCTATAATAGCTGCTCTGCTTTTAGCATCTTGTCTGTTTGTGCTCTCTTATGCAGATCAGACAAAACGTG GGATCTGTCCAGAAACCTTTAATACTCTCCTGCCAGTCCCACCATGTGACCATGACAGCGAATGCCCTGGAACCGAAAGATGCTGCAGGTTTGATTATGGATCCGTCTGCGCCCCTACGACTCTAC TGCCTCTCGGGTGTCCAACTCCAGGAATAGGGATATGTATTGAAGAGTGCTTCCAGGGATCCAAGTGCCAAGACGGAAAGTTGTGCTGCTCTAATGGGTGTGGACATCAGTGTATGACACCAGTACCAG TGAAGCCAGGATTTTGTGGGAGGCGTCAGAACAACCCTCGATGTCTTAATCTTTGCCGTGATGATAGTGAATGCAGTGGGAAGAAGAAGTGCTGTCCAAATGAATGTGGTCGTTCCTGTGAAAACCCCTTTTTTGCTAAAGACATCAACTGA
- the LOC108236717 gene encoding uncharacterized protein LOC108236717 encodes MIMETHRYRLGVLIALSVFVQSYSILVPKVGPPPKPGQCPRFLLTFPSRLGCKEDTDCPNDDKCCSYHCGSVCVSPVHIKALCPDSTGTETCDDLCYSDSDCFNGKKCCYNGCGYECMPPKIVKPGHCGSIPFHPCGDNCYHDGYCAGEEKCCPSFCGHFCKAPRSRITTRTGHQSITGPRRDIRDNLSCSHLVTINVFFDCGTKPEYPEKSHTCTRSVSNLHTESNSQVVMTGGESGSEPTTQTHRKEINMKTSCSIIAALLLASCLFVLSYADQTKPGICPETFNTLLPVPPCDHDSECPGTEKCCKFDYGSVCAPPIETRRLTWNKPGRCPKHFASFAPLKPCRRDRDCPGAEKCCVFGHGGGCAPPDFMPLGCPIPGIGLCAEFCSDDSECQGGMLCCSNGCGHQCMTPVPVNDPPRP; translated from the exons ATGATCATGGAGACACACCGTTATAGACTAGGTGTGTTGATTGCGTTGAGTGTATTTGTGCAGTCTTACTCAATTTTAGTTCCAAAAGTTG gTCCCCCTCCAAAACCAGGCCAGTGCCCTCGCTTCCTTTTGACCTTCCCGTCACGTTTGGGATGTAAGGAAGACACAGACTGTCCTAATGATGACAAATGCTGTTCCTATCATtgtggatctgtgtgtgtttctcctgTTCACA TAAAAGCACTGTGTCCTGATTCAACCGGGACTGAGACGTGTGATGATCTGTGCTATAGTGACAGTGACTGCTTTAATGGTAAAAAGTGCTGCTATAATGGATGCGGCTATGAGTGCATGCCACCGAAAATAG TGAAGCCAGGTCACTGTGGTTCCATCCCCTTTCATCCGTGTGGGGACAACTGCTATCATGATGGATACTGTGCAGGTGAAGAGAAGTGCTGCCCGTCATTTTGCGGCCATTTCTGCAAAGCGCCTA ggtcacggATCACAACCagaacaggtcaccagtccatcacaggaccacgcAGAGACATACGAGACAATCTTTCAtgctcacacctagtgacaattaatgtgttttttgacTGTGGGAcaaaaccagagtacccagagaagTCCCACACGTGTACACGGAGCGTATCCAACCTCCACACAGAGAG CAACTCTCAGGTTGTCATGACGGGCGGAGAGAGTGGCAGCGAACCCACCACACAGACTCATCgtaaa GAAATCAACATGAAGACGAGCTGTTCTATAATAGCTGCTCTGCTTTTAGCATCTTGTCTGTTTGTGCTCTCTTATGCAGATCAGACAAAACCTG GGATCTGTCCAGAAACCTTTAATACTCTCCTGCCAGTCCCACCATGTGACCATGACAGCGAATGCCCTGGAACTGAAAAATGCTGCAAGTTTGATTATGGATCCGTCTGCGCCCCTCCTATTGAAA cacGTCGCTTGACTTGGAATAAACCAGGTCGCTGTCCAAAACACTTTGCATCCTTCGCACCACTAAAACCATGTCGCCGTGACAGAGACTGCCCTGGAGCTGAAAAATGCTGCGTGTTTGGCCATGGAGGCGGCTGTGCACCACCTGATTTca TGCCTCTCGGGTGTCCAATTCCAGGAATAGGGTTATGCGCTGAATTTTGCTCAGATGACTCTGAGTGCCAAGGTGGAATGTTATGCTGCTCCAATGGGTGTGGACATCAGTGTATGACACCAGTACCAG TGAACGATCCACCACGGCCATAA